A genomic stretch from Deferribacterota bacterium includes:
- the rbfA gene encoding 30S ribosome-binding factor RbfA has product MKRYNYRDKRIAKQIFNELYLIVSFELRDAIFENVVITDVVVTPDLGLARVYIISNNKNIQPYILKEKLDKAKGFIKMKLIERLYMKRMPMIEFIVDQNILQAEKIEKLIDELRKE; this is encoded by the coding sequence ATGAAGAGATATAATTATAGAGATAAAAGGATTGCAAAACAAATATTTAATGAGTTATATTTAATAGTAAGTTTTGAATTGAGGGATGCTATATTTGAAAATGTAGTTATTACTGATGTAGTTGTGACACCAGATTTAGGATTGGCAAGGGTATATATAATATCAAATAATAAAAATATACAACCCTATATATTAAAGGAAAAGCTCGATAAGGCAAAAGGTTTTATTAAGATGAAATTAATAGAAAGGCTCTATATGAAGAGAATGCCTATGATAGAGTTTATAGTAGATCAAAATATATTACAAGCTGAGAAAATTGAAAAGTTAATAGATGAACTTAGAAAAGAATAG
- a CDS encoding DUF503 domain-containing protein — protein sequence MTIGLILVEILINDAFSLKEKRSVLKGLKDRVKNNFNVSIAEVGDYDIWNKSAIAIVTVSNMGKHVERTFNDIINFFDNFYNIEIINIRKELL from the coding sequence TTGACAATTGGTTTGATATTAGTTGAGATTTTAATTAATGACGCTTTTTCGTTAAAAGAAAAACGGAGTGTTTTAAAGGGTCTTAAGGATAGGGTCAAAAATAATTTTAATGTTTCAATTGCAGAGGTTGGTGATTATGATATATGGAATAAATCCGCAATTGCAATTGTAACAGTTTCAAATATGGGTAAACATGTAGAAAGAACATTTAATGATATAATTAATTTTTTTGATAACTTCTACAATATAGAAATCATAAATATAAGAAAAGAGTTATTATAA